The genomic segment GAGGCCGCCGTTTGTCGCTGTCCACGGACTATGCACGGATTGATCTTGAAGGCGTTTACCCAGGTCAGCCACGGTGCCCGGAGCAAGATCCGGACTGGCGCCAGCACACCGAGGCTAGCCACCGGAACCCCGCAACGCATCCTCGATCCGGCGGTTGACGGTCGCCTCCTGGCCGTCGATGCACTTCGCGTAGACCTTCAACAGCACGTCGACCGAGTGCCCGGCCCGCTCCGCGACCTCGGTTGCCGGAACACCGGCGTTCAGCCAGAGTGACACCGCCGCGTGCCGCAGGTCGTACGGCCGACCCGCCAGCGGCGAGGCGAACTGGTGCGGAGTCAGCGCGAACGCCCGAGCCTCCTCCCAGACCCGCGAGTACGTCGAGGCCGCCACCACGCTGCCCCGCTCGCTGCGAAACAGCCGGCCATCCTCGGCGACGCCGTACCGGTCGATGTGCTGGCGCAGGATCTCGACCAGCACCGGCGGGATCGGCACGCCCCGCGGCTCCGAGTCGGCCCGGTGCTTGAGCCCGCGCAGGTCGTGAGCCTCGCCGCTGTCGGTCCACCGCTTGCCGGACTGCGGCCGGTTGTCGACAAGCGTCAGCCGCCCCCACCCCTTTGCCGGAAGGTGGCAGTCCTGCTCCCGCAGTCCCAGCGCCTCACCCGGACGAAGGCCCGCCAGGTAGAGGCAGGCGAAGAACCCGACCAGCCGCTCACCCTTGCGCACCCGGCCGCGCCGCCCGACGTACGACACCGCCGTGAGCAGTTCCCCCGCCTGCCGCGGATTCACCACCACCCGACGATCCACCGTCACGGCGAGCTTCTTGCGCGTCGACCGCACCCGCAGCTTGTCGACCGGGTTGAACTCCAACTCCTCCAGCTCGACCGCGTACTGCAGCACGTTGTAGAACACCGATCGCTTACGCCGCACCGTGGTCACCGCCGCCGCGCGGCCGTCGAGCGTCAGCGCCAGGGCGTCGAGCGCTCCCCGGACGGTCGCCGCCTGGCCGACCTCGGCGAGCGGCAGCGACGCCCGGCGCAACCACCGCAACGCGGGTGCCAGTTCCGGCGGGACGTCCCGTTGCCGAACGGCCGGCGGTAGCAGGTGGTCGACCAGTAACCGGCGCAACTCTGCCACCTCCGGCCGGCCCGACACGTCCCGGACCAACGCCGGGGTGACGGTGGCGAGCGCGTCGACCAGGCTCGCCCGCGTCTTGGCCGCCGCCCCGGGCCACTTCATATCGAGGTACGCCTGAACGAACTCAAGCCACGTCTGCGCGCCCTTGGCCGCCATCATCGAGTCGGGCAACCCGGTCGCCGAGTCGAACGCCTCGCCCCGGTTGATCACCTGCATCAGGTCGGACCGGAAATTGTCCGCCAGAGCACGGGTCGCGAAGTTGCGCGACTTCTCCCGGCCCTCGACGGTCCACCGGACGGTGTAGGTCTTCTTCTTGCCGCCCTTGTTGATGCGCAGGTCCCAGACCCGGACCGCGCGCGACTTCATGCCGCCTCCCGGTGTTGTTCCAGCCAGACCCGCAGGTCGCGCCGACCGATGCGCAGCTCACCGTTCGGGAGCTTGATGCACTCCGGCGCGATTCCCAGCTCTCGCCAGCGGTAGAAGGTCCGCCGGGATACGCCGTTGAGCGCGGCAAGCACCTCAGGAACGGTCAACAGCTCGTCATCCATAGGGGTGTCGTCCTCCGAAAGGCTCAGGCTGCGAGGGGCAGAGAAGCGGTTGCCGAAAGCGGTCCGGGTGCGCGTTGTCGGGCGGCATCCAGGTCTGTTCGCCAGCGGATGCGGGCGGATACGGCGCGCAGGATGCGGTGTTCGACGGGTAGGACGTCGGGGTCTTCCGGTCGGGCGAGTTCGAAGCGGTACCGGTTCGGCCCGTCCGGTTCGGCGGTGTCGGCCTGGTCGTGCTCGACGGTGTCGGCCATGCCGCCGGCCAGGATCGTGCGGACCCATGCCCGGTTGTCGGCCCGGTGGTCGGCCAGGGTCTTGCCGGACCACTGTCGGGAGACCAGGACCCGCCGGCCGGTGAAGCCGAGCGTGGAGCGCTGGTGGACCTTGCCGGTGCACCGCCCGGGGGTCAGCCCGGCTTTGGCGCCGTCGGGTTGGATTCCGTAGAGCAGCCAGTTAGCGCAGGTGGGCGAGCACGGCAGGGTGGACAGTTCGGCGTGGAGCCGGTCGAAGTGCGCCCGTTGCGGGTTGCTGCGCGGCTTGGCCTGGTCGGTCAGGTCCTTGGTGACGTACTTCGTCACGTACCGGATCGACCGTTCCGCGTCGCGGGTGCCGTGGTCGATGCCCCGGGCGTCGATCCGGCCGAGCCGGGCGACGTAGGCGGGTCGGCTGTCGGGTTCCTCCAGCTCGTCGAGAGCGACCGCCCACGACGTCAGCGGTGCCCTGGTCTTGGGGTCGACGTATGCCTGCCGGTCGACGTCCCACACCGGCGGCTTGTCGACCCGGTAGACGGGGTGGTCGAACGACGGCCACCACACCTGGTGGTAGGTGGCCGCCGCGATCTGCTTGAGCAGCCGGCGGGGCAGGGTGCCGCGGATCGCGAAGTGTGCGTGTGGCGCCAGCCTGCGTTGCAGCTCGACGGCCCCGGCGTACTGGACGTTCCAGCCGGCGGCGCGGCGCAGGTTCTGCCACCACCGGTCGAGGATCCGGGCGAAGTGGATCGCGTCCAGCGCCGCCCGGCGGTAGTCGTAGCCGGCCGGGTCGACCGGGGTGCCGAGCACGTCGTCATGCGGCCCGTGGCGCTGCCCGCACTCGCACGGCGCGATGTAGGCGCCCCGGCGTAGGTGGGAGTGCACCGGCCCATGTGAGCCCAGGGTCAGCGTGACGAGCATGGACGGCCGGTAAGTCTGACCCTGCCGGCCGGTGTAGGCGCGGCCCACCGTGCGCGGGTCGACCGGCAGCCGGGGCAGATCCGGGGCGTCCTGCCGCCGCCGGGTCGACCGCTTCCGCCTCGGCCGGTCGTCGCGTTCCTTCGGGGTCAGGTGCCCGCGTAGGTCCGTGGTGGACAGTGCTTCGTCCAACTCGGCGATCCCGGCATCCAGGTCGGCGAGCTGCGCGGCCCGCTCGTCGGGGTGCATGGGCTGGTACTGCAGCGCTTCGCGTTCGAACTCCATGTGCGCCCGGACCCGGACCAGGGCGAGGGCTTCCTCACCGGCCGGGTCGGGGCGGATAGCGGGTTCGTCGGCGAGGTGCCAGCCCTCCCGGATCTGCTGGATACGCAGCCGCCGCCCCCGCTCCGCGCAGGGCTTGCACTTCGCCGCGAGGGTCGCCCCGCACGGCACCTCCACGACCTCGGTCGCTCCGGTCACCGTGTCGGTCCGGCGCAGGGCCAGCGGACGGGTGCAGACGCCGTTGTCCTCGGCCAGTTTCTTGAGCGCGTCCTTGGCCAACGGCTTGCGCATCCGGTCGGCCCGGGACCCGGGCCGGGGCTGGGTGTCCGGCTGCCTCTGCGGGGGGTGGGCAGGGTTCTGGGTCACGGTGGTGGGGATGGGTTGGGTTTGGTTCACGGGGTGGCCTCCGTGGCGGTTGCCGGGTGGCTGGTGCCGTTGCGGGTGGCGAACGCGGCGGCGGGAACGGGAACCAGGGCGGGCCGGTCCGGGTCGCGGATCTGGCGCAGCAGTTCCGAGGCCGCGCCGTTGGAGACCCGCAACGCGGCCCGCAACTCGTCACGGGTGATGGGCCGGCCGGTCGCCGCCCGATGCTCGACGGCACGCCGCCGGGCAAGCTGGACCAGATCGACGGTGGCCGCCTGGTCGCCGTCCGGCTCGTCGTCCGCGCCGTCCCGCCGGCCGGTGCCGTCCCGGTCGCTGACCTGGGCGGGTACGAGGCCGGGACGCTCGCCGTCCTCGGTCGGGACGGCCGGGGACGGGTGCGGTCCGGCCGGGACCGCCGCCGGGGACGACGGGACGGTGAGGACGAGTTTGGACAGGCCGAGGAACGCCAGGGCGGGCACGGCGGACAGCAGCCAGCCGGAGGGGCCGGGTTTGGCCACGGCGAGTTGCGCGGACAGGGACAGGGCCACCGCGGCGACGAGGAGGAACATCGGGTACCCGATCGGGCCGCCCGTGCGTCGCCTGCGTCGGATGGTGAGCAGGGCAGCGAGGGGGATCAGTTCGGAGATCGCGGCGTTGGCCCAGCCGAACCAGTCACCGGTACCGGCCGGAGAGTTAGCCATGGTCCAGTCGTGGACGTGGGTGAACGACGCCGCCCCAGCCAGCCCACCCACCACGAGCAGGATCGCGACCAGGACCACCCCCTCAGCCCGTTCGGTGCGGGTCGTCACGGCTTCTCCTCCTCGATGTCGGACCGGTGGTGGGTGTGGGCGAGGTCGTGGATGTCGTCATCGGTGAGGTAGGAGAACCGGACCCGGACCGGTTCCCGGATGCCGTCGAGAGCGACGAACCCGACCCCCGGCGCGGTTTCCGGGATCAGGTCGCAGGTGGCGCCCCGGTCGCGGGCGTGGTCGCCGAGGACCATGTCGACCTGTTCCGGTTCGGTCATCCGCAACCCGATACGGGTCGGGAACAGGTCCCGAAACGGCAGCACGTCCTTGCGGGGGTCCTGCAACGCGGCGATGACGTGCACCCCGACCGCGCGGCCCTGCGACAGCAGCAGCCCGAGCGCGTCCTTGATCCGGTCCCTGACTTTGCGGTCGGACAGGTACGCCGTCAACGCGGCCAGCTCGTCGACGACCAGCACGATCAGCGGCTCATCAACGGTCGGGGTGTGCTGGCGGGACACCCCGCGTAGCCGGGCGGCCCGCTGGCGCATGCGTTTGACGGCCTCCTCCAGGACGCCGGCCATGCTGTCCGGGTCGTCGTAGGCGAACCGGGCGAACAGCGCCCTGCCGGCCGCCAGTTCCATGCCGCCTTTGGGGTCGAACACCCACAGCTCCACCAGCCCGGAGCGCACCCCGCCGGCAAGGGATCGGATCAGCGACCACAGCACCGAGCCCTTGCCCGAGTTCGTGGCCCCGGCTACCAGGACGTGAGTGCCGGCCAGCCGCAGCCGGTACGGCTGCCCGTCCTCGGCCACCCCCAACTCCAGACCGGTGAAGTCCGGGACTACCGGTACTGGCAACGGCTTCACGGTTGCGGCGAGGGGGTCGCGGCGGCGGAAGTGCAACACCACCCGATCCGGGCGCCCGGTCGAGAAGGCGCGGCCTTCCCGGAGCCGGAACGCGTACGCGAGCCGGTCGGCGGCGTGGCCCCAGTCGTCGGGAAGCTGGCCGGGCAGCATCCGCACCGTCACGACATCGGTGAACCGGTCGCAGCGCACCGACACCAGCCGGGGAACGAACCGGTCACCGGCGAACGAGGTAGCCAGACCACAGGTTGCCATCGTGGCCGCCCACCCTCGCCGGTACACCCACAACCGCCGCCACCTGGCTACGGCCGGATACCAGCCGAACCGCAGCCACGAGGCCGGATGCCACCGCCACCAGCCGACACACCCCGCCGCAACCGCCGCGACGACGCCGACCAAGACCAGCCAGCCGTACTCGGCCCCGATCCACCAGCCGAGCCCGACCGGGCCGGTCAACCACCAGTGCCGAACCGCCCACACGGCGACCCGGACCAGACCCCGACCCAGCCACCACAAGACGAGCAGCCAGCCCGGCACCCGCCACGCCGGCAGCCGCATGTTCATCGGCGCAACCGGGATCTTCTCCCCCGGAATCACATTGATCAACGGCATCAGCAGTCACCGCCCGAGGCGGTGCCGAGCCGGACGCCGGCTACCACAGCAGCCCTCGCCTTTGCGACGGCCGCGCCAACGTGGCCATGCAGGTCCGGCACGCCATGTGCCGCAGATCGAACCGGCGCGGCTTCACCCAGACGTGACACCACGGGCACCGGATCTCATCCACCAACACCGCAGCCGGCGCAAGACCCACCAGCCGCCGCAGTCCGGCCCGGAGGTACCAGGTGAGATCACGCAGCCGGAAGAAGCGAGCCGGCCGGCGCATCAGGAACACCCCCGCCGCAGCGACTCAGCCCGCTCCCGAGCGGTCTGCGCCGATTCCTCGATCTGGATCCGGTCGCAGCCCGGATCCTCAGCGGCGACCCGGTCCAGCAGGTCGGCCTTACGGTCGTACCAGTCCGCCCGCTCGACGGCAGGGGCGAACAGGCCCGGCATCGACCGCAGCAACGCGGCCAGTTCTGTGGCGAACGACGTCGCCCGGTCGGTGGGTGAGAGCGGGTTCAGGGCAGGGGGAACTACCGTGGGCACAAGGCCCTCCTTGAAGGTGAGGGGTGGGCTACGGCGCGGGGCAGGCCGGGACTCTTGGCGGGGAAACGGCCCGCCCCGCGTGTGACTGCTCGGATTCAGGCCGCGGCGAGGGCAGCGGCCGGCACGAGAGCGGTAGCGCGCAGCGAGTACGCCATCCGGGCCTTGCACTGCCCGGAGGTCTTGCACCGCTGGGAATCCACGTACGGGGTGAGGGTCAAGCCCTCGAACGCGACGGCCGGCGGATAGCCCGGCACGGTCGACGGCGGCGGGACCGGCTGGACCGGCGCGACGACCTTCACCTTGACCTCGGTGGACCGACCGAACCGCCCGGCCTCCGGGTCGAGATCCATCACCCGGACCAGCCAGACCCGCTCGCCGGTCTCCTTGTCGCGCGCCTGGTTGTCCGCCTCGCCCCGGCGATCGAAGTCGACCTGCGGACCGACGCCGAGGCAGAGCACCCCGGCGGGAAAGACGTACTCGAACGGGACCGGCACCTTCAACGTCAGCGGAACCACAACGAACCCTCCTAGCCTGACCAGATGCCAACCTGACATCCGCTTGATCTAACAAGTTACGTCAGCTTGTAAACACAGGCAAGGGGGTTGCGAGGAGACTTCGCAAACTGTGGACGACGACGCCCTCAGGAAACCGGGTAGGTGTCCTCGATCTCGTGCCGGCTACCCGGCATCACCAGCACCGACGTCAGAATCGGCTCACCGGACGCCTGGTGCAGCGTCAGCACAACACTCAACACCGGCTCATCCGCCGGCACCTCCAGGGCCTCGGCCTCGTCCGGGCCGACCCGCCGGGCGGTCATCCGCTCCGTGGCGTAGTCCGCCCGAAGGCCCTTGATCCGTCCGATGTGATCCAGCAGCCCGCCCGGAATCGGTTCCGGTTTGATCACCGCCGTACCCACCGCGATGTCAACCGGCACGAACGTGGCCACCAGGTCCACCGGCCCCGACGCAGAGACCGTCCGCCGCCGCCGCTCATACACCGGAGTCCCCTCCGCTATGCCCAGCTCAGCAGCGATCCGAGGCGACGCCAGCACCGGCCCGACGTGCAGAATCTCCACCTCGGCGGTCTCATCCAGCTCCAGCACATCCCGCGCGTACTCCGGCGACGTGCGCCCCGACGGCGGACGCCCCCGCACAAAACTGCCCTTGCCCTGCTGGGATTCGATCCACCCGTCCTGCTTCAAGATCCCCAACGCCTTGAGGACCGTCGGACGAGACACCCCGAACTCCGTGCACAACTGGCTCTCCGACGGCAGCGCCGCTCCCGGCCCGTAAACGCCGTCCTCAATGCGCTGCCGCAACGCGTTCAACACGCGCAGATACTTCGGCGTCGGAATCTCGTACGCCATCGCGGGCTCTCCCCACCGGGTCCAGAGCCTCACGTCACGGAAGCTCACGTTATGTCAAGACAGCAGCCTAGAGCCTGCCAGCATGACAGGACAACCATGGTCAGCCGTTCGGTCCACTAGCCCCATCCACCGCCGGCAGCCAACCCGCCCACGGTCCGGACCGGCCGATCAGATCCGGCCGGGTGGCCCCCGGCCACCGCCGGGGCAGCACCCCGTACCGGCCGAAGACCCGCAACGCGGCCCGACGGCAGCCACACGGCGCCACCGCTTCACAGCCGGAGCACAGCCCGTTGCCGCTGTTCGGGGTGTGCCGATCAAGCTGGTCCTGCGCGGCGTGCAGCTCCTCGTACGCCGTCACCGACAGATAGACGCTCACCGCCCTAGCCCGTCCGCCGACAGCAGGGACGCCCGCACGAGGATCTGTGCATGGTCGCCGGACTGACCGTCGTGCAGGATCTTCACGCCCTCCAGCCAGACCCACTCGTTGCTCTCCGGCCGGTTCGCCACCAGCCGCACCCCGGTCACCCACAACGACACCGGCCCGTCCGTCGGCCTGACCCGCTCACTGGCGTCGATCCGCACGATCGACCCAAGCTGAACGCGAACGTCAAACACCGTTCCTCCTCGCCGCCTGGACGGCCCACGGCTGCACCGGCAGCCTGGCCCGATTCACCATCGGCAACACCTGCAAGCCGGCGACCTGCACGAACACCTCACGCCGCTCCTCGGCGTTGCCGAACGGGTCGAGGCTGTAGCCGGTCAGCCAGCACCAACCCCGGTAAGTTGGCCTGCCGCACACCGACGTCACCCGCATCCGCAGCGCCCGGTCCCCGGCGAACTGCACCGACGCCCGCCCATCGATCAGCAGCACGTCACCCGGCTTCGGCACCACCGGCAGTCACCCCCACGGTTGGAGGGCACCGAGGCGGGCGGGCATTCAGGAGGCCGCAGTCGACCAGACGGCCAAGCGCCGGCACCCGCCCCGGTGCCAGCTCAGGAAACGGCCACCCGGCCCCGACCACCGCAGTCCAGACACGACCGCCGCGCCACACCACGAGAAGGCCCGCCCGCCACCGCGGCTGCCCGCAGCGCCGCCCGCCGCATCACGTACTTCCAGCCGGCACCGGCGCAGGAGGGACAATCGGTTGACACGTTGTGCTCGACCATGGACACAGGTTGTGGCACGAACCGACGCTCAACCCGGAAAATGATTCCGGGGTCTACCGACCCCGAGGGGAGGCCCCACGGTGCGCGGCATGACCAACAACCTGACGATCGGCGAACGCGTCGCCTGGTACCGCCGCCGACGCGGACTGTCCCAAGAAGTCCTCGCCGGACTCATCGGCCGTACCGCCGACTGGCTCGGCAAGATCGAGAACAACCGGATCGAGCTGGACCGGCTCTCCGTCATCAAGGCACTCGCCGACGTCCTGGACGTCTCCCTCGGCGATCTCCTCGCCGAACCGTCCCTGCTCGACTGGAACGACGACACCGGCAACGACACCGTGCCGGCACTGCGCACCGCCCTGATGAACTACCAGACCATCACGCCATTCCGTCACAGCGGCACCGACAGCCCGCCGGCGCGTCCCGACGACCTCAAGCGCGAAGTCCGGGACCTCTGGGACGCCTACCAAGGTTCCCGCTTCGGCTACGTGGTCGCCCGCCTACCCGACCTCCTCGGCCGCGCCCATGCCGCCGCCGACCAGCTCGACGGTGACGACCAGGACCAGGCCCGCCGACTCCTCGGCCTCACCTACCAACTCGCCGCCACCCAACTCACCAAACTCGGCGAGACCGACCTTGCTTGGATCGCCGCCGACCGCGGCCTCACCGCCGTCCGACCAACCGCCGACCCGCTCGTCACCGGCTCCCTGTTGCGGTCCGTCGGCCACGCCCTGCACTCCACCGGCCGCTACCGCGAAGCCGTCCGACTCACCGAGGACGCCGCCGCCTACCTCGAACCCCACCTCGACAAGCCGACACCCGCCCTGCTGTCCGTCTACGGCACCCTGTTCCTGTCCGGAGCCATGGCCGCCGCCCGAGCCAACGACCCCACCACCACCCGAACCTTCCTCGGCGTCGCCGATGAGACCGCCGGCCGGCTCGGTGCGGACGCCAACCATCTGTGGACCGCCTTCGGCCCCACCAACGTCACCATCCACCGCGTCGCCACCGCCGGAGAACTCGGCGACGTGCAGGTCGCCGTCGACCTCGGCCCCCGCGTCGACACCACCGCCCTACCCATGGAACGCCGCATCCGCCACGCCCTCGAAGTCGCCCGCGCCTACAACTCCTGGAACCGCCCCGACGACGCCCAAGCCGCCCTCCTCGACGCCGAACAACTCGCCCCCGAACAGGTCCGCCACCACTTCCTCAGCCGCCAACTCGCCCTCACCTGGATCCGCCGCCAACGCGGCAAACCCTCCACCCAACTCGTCGGACTCGCCCGCCGCCTCAACGTGCTCGACTGACCAGCCCCATCTACGCTGCCCGAGTGACGGCATCCGAGACGCCCCCCATGGCCACCCCCCGCGTCGCCGCAGGCGCTCTCTTCTTCGACGACGAAGGCCGCGTACTCCTCGTACGACCCACCTACAAACCCCATTGGGACATCCCCGGTGGCTATGTCGAACCCGGAGAATCACCCCGCGCCGCCTGCATCCGCGAGATCCGCGAAGAACTCAGCCTCACGGTTCACGTTGGCCCATTGCTCGTAGTCGATTGGGCGCCCGCCAACAACGAAGGAGACAAGATCCTCTTCGTGTTCAACGCAGGGCACTTTGATGCCGACATGCAGCAGCGCGTCGCCTTCCGCGATGGAGAACTTGCCGAGTGGCGCCTTGTCGCTCCCGATGACCTACCCGAGTACACTCCCGACCGGCTTACCCGCCGCATTCAGACCGCCGTCAACGCCCGGCGCGAAGGAAGCCCCACATACACCGAACACGGTGTCATTCCTTGATGCGCATCCTCCGACACCCGTCCCGGTAAGGCAGCATCAGCGGCATGTACCCGATCACCATCACCGGCCACCAGGTCGACCTACGCGACTTCTGGGCCAACGACATCCCCGCCGTGCATGCCATCGTCGGTGACGACCGCGTCACCCGGTGGCTCTCCTACGACACCCGCGGCATGGCCCAGGCCATCACCATAATCGAAGGCGGCATTCAACGTGCCCAGAACGATCCCCTCGCACCGAGTACTACCTAGCCGTCACCGACAAGACCGACCAGATGATCGGGTTGCCCGCCTCGGCCTCAACGGAGTCCAGGCAGCCAAACTCGGCTACGCCATCCACGCCGACCACTGGGAACGCGGCTGCGCCACCGAACGCCGCCCGCACCCTGATGACCGCGTACGGCTGCCACACTCTCAAACTCCACCAAATCGGATTGACACGCACTCTCGTGCCCTTCGAGCAGGAGCAGCCCGCCACGAGCGGGAGGTAGGCACGGTCGGGAGGTCGCGGAAGTTTCGAGAGATCAAAGGCGTGTGCGGCGGCAAGAGAAAGGGCCGCGCAATCCCCTGGGACAGCGCAGCCCTTTCGATTACCGTTGTTGCTTAACGTACCTACGGCTCGATCCCGAACGTCCGAAAAAGTACCCCGCGATGAGCGATACGATACTGAAAAGCGGAGTCTTTAGCCCGTCCAAGAACTTCTCGGTGGCTCCAGTCGGGGCGCCATTTATTGAAAGTGTAACGAGTGCCGTTAGGCCGAGGACAACGAAGAGTCCGAGCAGAACCAAGGCAAACGTCGTGAACGACCTGCGGGTGTTGGCATCTAGCTCTTCTTGAAATGAAACCCTTTCGTAACGCTCGATCCCCATTACGGACGAAGCGCTAGGAGGTTCATTATGGGCTGGTACGGGTCCCCGATCAGTGATGCGAGCCGGAGCTAGCTCCGTTGAACCCGGGTGACCGGGACATTCACTCCCACCTCTGATCCGATCGGGGCGCCTTAGGCCGTCGGTATTCATGGCAGCGCCATCCACTTCTCTAGTAGAAAACTACTCTTTCGACTTCCTTCGTTTGCGGATCCCGAATAAGGATCTGCTGCCCTTCCTTAAGGGCGTCGTCCACTACCTTGAATACCGAGACGGCTCGCCTAAGTACCTCGGTAAGTGTGACGTTCTCTCGCTCGGCAGTCGTCTTCAAGACACCAAGAACCTCGTCAGAGAGGTTGGCGGAAATCTTTTGATATCCCTTTTGCATGGTTGCTCCGTGCTCGGAAGCATGCTCAGACTGCCGCAGGCCTGTCGGCCTCGGACCTGCTCGACCCCTGTTGAGTTCTCAAGATGCCTGCCCGGCTCGGTTGCGGGAGCGGGTATGCCCCCCATATTACCACAGGCATACCCCGACTCCTGTTGGCAGAGAGGGGTGGTCGGTGTGCGCGCAAGCGACGACGCATTGCTACTGGCTACCTCGATCGGCCCCAGCGTGCCGGGCTGCCTGCGCGCAATGGCTGTCGCCAGCAACCACGCCGGACGGTGGCACCTTTGCGGGGGCCCTGGCTCGGCACCCGTTCGTCGCTGTTGGCCCCACCAGCTGGCAGCGGCCGACCGTCTTGGATCGTGATCGCCATACAGCACGGAATTAACGATCCGCCACAAAGTCTTCCAACACGCAGCGAACCGGGCCGAACCGGCGGACCTTTCCGTACTGGACCGTCAGCAACCCTGTCTCCTGTCTCGCCGGAATCCATAGGTGCTGAACTGCCGAAAGCCTCTCTATAAGATCAAGGCGGCCCGCTTCGCAGGCCGCTCGCGCCGCCGAACCTGGGCCGGGCCGAAGGCCCGCCGCCACGCCTCTGGCCTTCGGCCGCCAGCGCGACGGTGATAGCCCGCCGGCGGCGCGACATACGAAGAAGCCCCGGCCGCCATGATCGAAGGCAGTTCCGGGGCTTCACATTGGTCGAGACACAGGCAGTGCCTCCAGTGGGGCGCTCGGGCGCTCTGGGATGGTGGCGCGCCATCCCGACACCCTCCGTCCGGGCAGAGCCGAGCAGGTGGGCCTGCCCGGTCAAGGTCGTTCAGACGGTGGTGTGCTCCACCTTGACCGGGCAGGCCCCACCAACTCCACGGTGTGCGGACGAAGGCCGACGGGATGGCTGAGGAGTGGAGGGTTAATACTCCAACGTCATTTGGCTTGTCTGCGCTGGTAGTGGGCTCGTCGGGCGCGGGCTTGGGATGTTCGTCGCCAGATTGACCAGTGCAGGGTGTGCGCTGATGGTGGCGATGTGGCGAGGAGGAAGGCGTTGAGGAGTCGGCGGATCTCGGCGACGGTCAACGCGATGATCTTCGGATCGGGGTCAGGGTCGGGGTCGGGCTGTTGTGCGGCGAGGATGGTCAGGATGGCCAAGGCGAGCATGGCCAGGGTGACGTGGCGGTGCCAGCCCGTCCAACCGCGGACCTGGTAGTGGTCGAGGCCGACCTGGCCTTTGCCGGTCTGGAACAGCTCTTCGATGCTCCATCGGGAGCCGGCCACTCGCACAAGTGTGTGCAGCGGGACGGGGCGGGGTGACCAGCACAGGTAGAAGGCCAGCTCACCGGTGGTGCGGTTGCGGCGGATCAGCAGCCACCGGTACTCGTCTGGCCTGGTGGCGGTGGTGATCCAGGCCCACAGGTACTCGCGTGGTCCTTTGGCCCCGGGGCCGCAGCTGTGCGGCTGCCACTCGCGGGTGGGGACCCGGTCGGCGAGGTCGTCGACGCGGATCAGGGTGCGGCCGTCGTTGACGGCCACGCGTCGGTCGCAGCCGACCGCCAGGACGTAGCCGATCTCGCGTTGTTCCAGCTCAGCGCGCAGGCCCGGGTCGGCGCCGTAGACCTCGTCGCCGGTCACCCACCCGCATGGGACACCAGCGGCGATCGCGGCGACGATCATCTGCCGGGCCAGGGCAGGCTTCGTGGCGAA from the Solwaraspora sp. WMMD1047 genome contains:
- a CDS encoding helix-turn-helix transcriptional regulator translates to MTNNLTIGERVAWYRRRRGLSQEVLAGLIGRTADWLGKIENNRIELDRLSVIKALADVLDVSLGDLLAEPSLLDWNDDTGNDTVPALRTALMNYQTITPFRHSGTDSPPARPDDLKREVRDLWDAYQGSRFGYVVARLPDLLGRAHAAADQLDGDDQDQARRLLGLTYQLAATQLTKLGETDLAWIAADRGLTAVRPTADPLVTGSLLRSVGHALHSTGRYREAVRLTEDAAAYLEPHLDKPTPALLSVYGTLFLSGAMAAARANDPTTTRTFLGVADETAGRLGADANHLWTAFGPTNVTIHRVATAGELGDVQVAVDLGPRVDTTALPMERRIRHALEVARAYNSWNRPDDAQAALLDAEQLAPEQVRHHFLSRQLALTWIRRQRGKPSTQLVGLARRLNVLD
- a CDS encoding IS701 family transposase, which encodes MAVGHSVDPARWRVILDEAVTRVADRFVRAEPRATAGQFVEGLLSDTERKTCWSLAERAGNADPQAMQRLLRTAVWDADAVRDDVRSWLIEQLGHPDAVLVADETGFLKKGVCSVGVQRQYTGTAGRVENSQVGVFLAYVTPRGRAMIDRRLYLPETTWCDRPDRLALAGVPDQVGFATKPALARQMIVAAIAAGVPCGWVTGDEVYGADPGLRAELEQREIGYVLAVGCDRRVAVNDGRTLIRVDDLADRVPTREWQPHSCGPGAKGPREYLWAWITTATRPDEYRWLLIRRNRTTGELAFYLCWSPRPVPLHTLVRVAGSRWSIEELFQTGKGQVGLDHYQVRGWTGWHRHVTLAMLALAILTILAAQQPDPDPDPDPKIIALTVAEIRRLLNAFLLATSPPSAHTLHWSIWRRTSQARARRAHYQRRQAK
- a CDS encoding NUDIX hydrolase, which produces MTASETPPMATPRVAAGALFFDDEGRVLLVRPTYKPHWDIPGGYVEPGESPRAACIREIREELSLTVHVGPLLVVDWAPANNEGDKILFVFNAGHFDADMQQRVAFRDGELAEWRLVAPDDLPEYTPDRLTRRIQTAVNARREGSPTYTEHGVIP